In Pseudomonas sp. p1(2021b), the genomic window CCTGCTCGCGCGCCATCAGGCTCGCCGGCAGGCACTGCGCGGCCACACAGGAAAAATGCTGTTTCTCCACCACTTCGGCCGCCGGCGCTGCTGCCAGCAGCTCGGCCAGGGTAGGCCCCAGGCCCTTGGGATACTGCTCGGAAATCACCGTGGGCACTTCCAGTTCGGCGGTCGCGGCCAGCAACCAACGGGCCCGCGCCCGCGTGCCCTCCGGGTCGCTCATGGCGCCTATGAGTTTTTCCTGGATATCGACGACCAGCAGCGTGGCCTTGTGAGAATCGATCAGCATTGACTGCCCCTTGCCTGGGAACGTAGCGGCCTGCCGTAGGCCACGAAGACTACTAGGCTGGCCGAGGCAAGGGGGTGGCGTCAATCATGCGCAACGCCGATAGGCGCCGAGGGCGCTGGCCAGCACGGCCAGAACACGGTCTTCGTGCTCGTGGATGAAGAAATGCCCACCGGGGAATACCTCCAGGGAAAAATCGCCCACCGTCTCCTGGCGCCAGGCCAGCAATTGTTCCTGGCTGGCCCGGTCGTCCTCACCGCCGAGCACATGCAACGGGCAGCGCAGCAAGGGGCGGTGGCGGTAGGTATATCGGCCACATAGCAGGAAGTCGGCGCGCAGGACTGGCAAGGTCAGGCTCATCAACTCCTGATTGGCCAGCACCTCCTCCGGAGTGCCCTGCAAGTCGCGCAGTTCCGCGATCAGGGCGTGATCAGGCCTGGGCTCGCGCCAGTGGCCGGCTTCGTAGTCTTCCCGGCGAGTCGGCGCCGCGGTGCCACAGGCGAACAGCGCCAGCGGCGGCGGGCAGCCCACGGCCTGCAGTTCATGGGCGAGCTCGAAGGCCAGCAACGCACCCAAGCTATGGCCGAGCAAGGCATAAGGCGTATTGGCCTGCAGGCGCTGTTCGGTGGCCAGTTGCCGGGCCAGGGCCTGCATGTCGGTCTGCAGCGGCTCGCCCAGGCGCGCGCCACGCCCGGGCAGCTCCACCGGGCATACTCGCAACCAGGCCGGCACCTTGCGGCGCCAGCGGCTGTAGACCCTGGCGCTGGCGCCGGAATAAGGCAGGCACAACAGGTTCACCACAGTCACAGGCAACGCCTCATTGCGCCTGGGCCTGCGCCATCTTCTGGCGCAGGCTCAACGGGCGCATGTCGGTCCAGACTTCATCGATATAGGCCAGGCACTCCTGCTTGAAACCGCTCTTGCCCACCGCGCGCCAGCCGTTGGGGATGGCCTTGTAGTCCGGCCAGATGGAATATTGCTCTTCGTGGTTGACCACTACCTGGAACACGATGTCGTCGCGGTCGAATACGGAAGTCATTGCCTGTCTCCTTGAATGATGAAGGCCGGTGCGCGGCGCGCAGGGCGGCTTCCCATCAAACGAAGGGCGAGCGGGGAAAATTAAGGCCGAACGAGGACCGCATGTCGAGGTCGCGAGTTTCAGGCATCACGCAACAGGTCATGGGCATCGAGCAGACGGAACGCAACCTGTGGGTTGCGCTCCAGCCCGCGACGAATGGCAGCCGGGATCGACTGGCGCGTCTTGCGGCACAGGCCCGGCTGTTCGTCCAGTTCGATGACGATGCCGCGCATGGTGCGCACTTCGTTGTAACCCGGGGCGATGCGCACACGGATGCCCAGTTGCTCGTACAGGCGCACCTGCAGGCGCTGCAGGTCTTCCAGGTCCTTGAGGTTTTCCAGGCGCTCGAGCAGGCGTTTTTCCTCCTGGCGGGTCAGCAACAGGATACGTTGCGCCTGAGGCGGCCCTTCGTGCAGCCGCTCGCGCCCACAATTGCAGGCGCCCGGCGGGCAGGGTTGGCGAAGGGGAAACTGGGTGCTGGTCATGGAGCAAGCATAGATCTTTCCCTGTCCAAGTTCATGAGGCGGGGATCGCCTGGATGAAAAACGCCAATGACGTGCCGCACTTTTCCGGCAAGCGGTGGTCTACCCCCTCTTTTGCCGAGTTGCAATCGATTACCGGCCGTTATTCGCAGTGCACAAGGCAGGGCCAAAAGCCCTGCGCTTGTGTAGGATGAGCAGCGCAACCTAGGCGCTGCCAGTTCATAGGGAGATCTTCATGCGCGTCCTGTCATCCGTTGCCCGTCTTGCCGTCCTGTCGCTGGGCCTGGTGGCGTGCGCCAATGCCCTGGCCTTCAGTGGCGAAGAGGGGCAGCTGATCGAGTCGATCAACGCCTACCGCAGCCAGGCCCAACGTTGCGGTGGGGAGGCTTCGCTGGAGTTGCCCCCTCTCAACAGCGACACCCGCCTGGCCTTGTCGCCCGAAGGCACCCGCGATCTGCAGCAGGCCATGACCCGCGCCGCCTATCCGATGGTCAACGTACAAGCCATCAGCCTGTCCGGCCCGCGCGATGCCCAGGCCGCGATGCGTGCCATCGAGGAGAGCTTCTGCCAGGTGGTGCTCGACCCGCAGTTCGTCGATATCGGGGTCAGCCAGGAGGGCCGCGATTGGCGTATCGTCCTCGCCCGCCCGTTGCTCAGCGGGCGCCTGGGCGACTGGCAGGCCGAAGGGCAGAAGCTGCTGCAGGAAATCAATGCCGCGCGCAAGGTACCACGCCAGTGTGGCGGCCAACCCTTCGCAGCCGCGCCGGCGTTGGGCTGGAACACCACCTTGGCCGGGGTTGCCGCCAACCATACCCGAGCGATGGCCAACCAGAACTTCTTCGACCACCTGGACCGTGATGGCCGTACCCCTGGCGACCGCGTGGAACTGGCCGGCTACCTGTACCAGCAGGTCGGCGAAACCATCGCGGCCGGGCGTGATACACCGCGCAAGGTGGTGGACGGCTGGCTGGCCAGCCCGGGCCATTGCGCCATCCTGATGAGCCCTGAGTTCCGCGAACTGGGCGCCGCCTATGCCGTGGACCCCAAGAGCGATGCCGGGATCTACTGGACCGGTGTGTTCGCCTCGCCGCAATGACCCCTGCCTGGCACGCCCTTGTGGGAGCAGGTTCACCTGGGAATTGTCGCATTCGCGGGTAAACCCGCTCCCACTGGGTTCACCGTACGCTGCCCTCGCAACGCCAACGCCGTACAGCCAAACCGCCGCCGCACGCACTTGCCCAGGTAGCTGGCATCGCCCAGCCCGACTTCATCAGCGATCTGCGCCAGGCTGTGGCTCGAGTTGACCAACCGCCAACGCGCCTGCTGCAGGCGCAGCTCCTGCCACCACGCCTTGGCGCTCATCCCGTGGCTGGCCTGGAACTGGCGGTCCAACTGGCGGCGGCTGATGCCCAGCTCGGCCGCCAATTGCTCGATCGACAGCGAGGCGCCCAGGTGATGGCGCATCAGCGCAGTGGCACGCTGGACCTGACGCCCCTGCTGCCCTGCCCCGGCGTCCAACGAACGCAAGGCGTGACGGCTGTCTCGGGTCTCGTCCACCAGCATGTCAGCCAGACCCTTGAGTGCGCGGGCTCGCCCGCAGGCCCGTGACAACAACTCCACGGCCAGGTCGATGGCTGCGGTCCCCCCGGCACAGCTGATACGTGCACCATCGAAACAGTACAGCTGTTCGCGTTGCACCTGCAGATGAGGGAACGATGCGCGAAATTCAGCTTCGTGCCGCCAATGCACCACCACTTTGTGGCCATCGAGCAGGCCGCAGGCGGCCAGGAGAAACGCTGCGTTATCGACGCAAACCAGCTTCACTCCAGCGCGCACGGCACGCTTGAGCAGTGCCCGGTAAGACGGCGCCAGGGCAGCCGTTGCAGCGGCACTGCGCCCGCCGAACAGCACCAGGTAATCGTAGCCCTTGAACGCCACCTGCTGCGCGATCACGTCCACCTGTACCACCGCACCGCTGCTTGAGGACACAGGCTGCCCGTCCAGGCCCAACAATGCCCAACTGCAATAACGCTGGCGGCTGTAATCCTCATCGTCGGCGCTGAAACGCAACTTATCGAGGAAGGCCCCGAACGGCAGCAAGGCGAATTCCGGCAGGGGAAGGATCAACAGTCGGATATCGGGTGTCATTGAAAAACACGTCCAGAAAACACTATGTAATGTCCGAATATTACCCTTCAAAAGACGCTTCGTGCTCTAGACTGGCGCTCGTCCCTACCTAAGGCGCTGCTCATGGCATTGGATACCTGGCTTCTCTACCTGCTGGCCAGCATAGGCCTGTCGTTGACCCCCGGTCCGAACAGCCTGCTGGCCCTGACCCATGGCGCGCTCTATGGCGCCCGCCGCACGTTGTTCACCATCGTAGGTGGCGTGTTCGGCTTCAGCGCCCTGATCGCCCTGGCCATGTTCGGCCTGAGCGCCTTGCTGCACACCTCGGCCTCGTTGCTGCAGGTGCTCAAGTGGGTTGGCGGGGCCTATCTGCTCTGGCTGGGCATCCAACTCTGGCGCAGCCCGGCCATGCGTCTGGAACTGGCCGAAGGCAGCCCACGCGTGGGCAATGGTGGCTTGTTCCGCCAGGGTTTCCTCTGCGCCGTGGCCAACCCCAAGGTGCTGCTGTTCTACGGCGCCTTCCTGCCGCAATTCATCGACCCGCAACGCGGGCTGGCGATTCAGTTCTTGATCATGGCCGCAACGTTCGTCAGCGTGGAGTTTCTCGTCGAGTACCTGCTGGCGCGCCTGGCCTTGGGCGTACGCCCCTGGCTGACCAAGGGCGGTCGTGGGTTCAATCGCTGCTGTGGAACGTTGTTCGCCCTGATTGGCGTGGCCTTGCCGTTGGGACGCTGAGCCGGTCTACACTCACAGCCAGGCAGCCACGACTCACGAGGCGGCGATGCTCGGCAACCTCTTCTGTGATCTACCTCCCCTCGCCGCCCACAGCGCCGAGCGCTTCGACGACCTGCTGCGCCGCCCCGGGCTGCGCATCGAGCGCATCGTCTCCACCGGCCAGGCCAGCCCGCCTGGCTTCTGGTACGACCAACCCGAAGGGGAATGGGTGCTGCTACTTAGCGGCAGCGCCGGGCTGCGCCTGGCCGATGAGGCCCAGGTACGCACCTTGCACCCGGGCGACCACCTGGATATCCCGCCCCATTGCCGTCACCGGGTGGAATGGACCGAGGCGGGTGCCGCCACGGTATGGCTGGCCGTGTTCTATGACGCCGGCAGCCGATCCCACCAGCAGCCTTGAACGCACGTCGCCTGCGACAATCCGCCACGAAAATTTTGTACCAACTTGTTAATTAGCAAGCTAAGAGTCTACACTTCACGCAGTTTCCCCCTGCGAGATCCCTGGCAATGTCACACACACCTCGCGCCTCCGGCGCTTCAACGTTCCTCTTGGTCGGCCTGGGCCTGGTCATCGCCCTGCTCGGCCTTCTCCTGGCCGCCGGCGGCATCAAGCTGGCCGGCCTGGGAGGCTCCTGGTACTTCCTCATCGGCGGCCTGGCCATGGCCATGGCCGGCGTACTCATCGCGCAGCGCAAGCCGGCAGGCGCCTGGCTGTTCGCTGCGTTCCTGATCGGCACTGCGATCTGGGCCATCATGGATGCGGGCCTGGTGTTCTGGCCGCTGTTTTCGCGCCTGTTCATGTTCACGGCCATTGGTCTGGTGGTTGCGCTGACCTACCCAATGCTGGTGCGCGCCAGCGGTGGCAATGCCGGGCGTGGGGCCTACGGCGTGGCTGGCGTACTGGCCGTGGCACTGGTGGTCGCTGCCGGCAACATGTTCGTCGCCCACCCAAGCGTTGCCCCGACCGGCAAGGGCCCGGGCCTGACGCCCGTCGAGCCGGCCAAGGCGCAGAAAGACTGGGCCCACTATGGCAACACCGAAGGCGGCAGCCGTTTCGCCGCGCTGGACCAGATCAACCGCGACAATGTCCACAAGCTGCAGGTCGCCTGGAGCTATCGCACAGGCGATGTGGCCCTGAGCGACGGCAACGGCGCCGAAGACCAGCTGACGCCGCTGCAGGTGGGTGACAAGGTGTTCGTCTGCACCCCGCACAACAACCTCATCGCATTGGATGCCGACACCGGCAAGGAGATCTGGAAGCGCGCGATCAACGCCCAGTCCAAGGTCTGGCAGCGTTGCCGCGGCATGGCCTACTTCGACGCCACCGCGCCGATCGCCCAGCCCACCCAACCCGACAGCTCGCCGATTGCCACCGCTCATGTACTGGCCGGCGCGAACTGCCAACGCCGGCTGCTGACCAATACCATCGACGGCCGGCTGATCGCGGTCGACGCCGACAGCGGCGAATTCTGCGAAGGTTTCGGCGACAACGGCCAGGTCGACCTGAAGGCGGGCCTGGGCGATGTCCCGGACTCGTACTATCAGCTCTCCTCCGCCCCGCTGATGGCGGGTACCACCGTGGTGGTCGGCGGCCGTGTGGCCGACAACGTCCAGACCGATATGCCAGGCGGTGTTATCCGTGGTTTCGATGTGATCACCGGGCAAATGCGCTGGGCCTTCGACCCCGGCAACCCGCAACAGCGTAACGCGCCGCAAGGCGACGCCACCTACGTGCGCAGCACGCCCAACAGCTGGGCGCCGATGTCCTATGACCCGGCGATGAACACCGTCTTCCTGCCGATGGGCAGCTCTTCCACCGACATCTATGGTGTCGAGCGCAGCGAACTGGACCACACCTACGGCGCCTCGGTACTGGCACTGGACGCCAGCACAGGCGACCAGAAGTGGGTGTTCCAGACCGTGCACAACGACCTGTGGGACTTCGACCTGCCGATGCAACCGAGCCTGATCGACTTCACCAAGGACGACGGCAAGACCGTCCCGGCCGTGGTGATCGGTACCAAGGCCGGCCAGATCTACGTACTCGATCGCGCCACCGGCACGCCGCTCACCCAGGTCGACGAAGTGCCGGTCAAGCCAGGCAACATCCCCAACGAGCCGTATTCGCCGACCCAGCCGAAATCCGTCGG contains:
- a CDS encoding GlxA family transcriptional regulator, which translates into the protein MTPDIRLLILPLPEFALLPFGAFLDKLRFSADDEDYSRQRYCSWALLGLDGQPVSSSSGAVVQVDVIAQQVAFKGYDYLVLFGGRSAAATAALAPSYRALLKRAVRAGVKLVCVDNAAFLLAACGLLDGHKVVVHWRHEAEFRASFPHLQVQREQLYCFDGARISCAGGTAAIDLAVELLSRACGRARALKGLADMLVDETRDSRHALRSLDAGAGQQGRQVQRATALMRHHLGASLSIEQLAAELGISRRQLDRQFQASHGMSAKAWWQELRLQQARWRLVNSSHSLAQIADEVGLGDASYLGKCVRRRFGCTALALRGQRTVNPVGAGLPANATIPR
- a CDS encoding cupin, producing MLGNLFCDLPPLAAHSAERFDDLLRRPGLRIERIVSTGQASPPGFWYDQPEGEWVLLLSGSAGLRLADEAQVRTLHPGDHLDIPPHCRHRVEWTEAGAATVWLAVFYDAGSRSHQQP
- a CDS encoding hydrolase; amino-acid sequence: MLIDSHKATLLVVDIQEKLIGAMSDPEGTRARARWLLAATAELEVPTVISEQYPKGLGPTLAELLAAAPAAEVVEKQHFSCVAAQCLPASLMAREQVIVCGMETHVCVLQTVLGLLALGKQVFVVEDACDSRSPASKAAGLARMRDAGAQVVTREMVLFEWMGSAAHPLFRHISKTYLVGEQP
- a CDS encoding thioesterase II family protein encodes the protein MTVVNLLCLPYSGASARVYSRWRRKVPAWLRVCPVELPGRGARLGEPLQTDMQALARQLATEQRLQANTPYALLGHSLGALLAFELAHELQAVGCPPPLALFACGTAAPTRREDYEAGHWREPRPDHALIAELRDLQGTPEEVLANQELMSLTLPVLRADFLLCGRYTYRHRPLLRCPLHVLGGEDDRASQEQLLAWRQETVGDFSLEVFPGGHFFIHEHEDRVLAVLASALGAYRRCA
- a CDS encoding LysE family translocator produces the protein MALDTWLLYLLASIGLSLTPGPNSLLALTHGALYGARRTLFTIVGGVFGFSALIALAMFGLSALLHTSASLLQVLKWVGGAYLLWLGIQLWRSPAMRLELAEGSPRVGNGGLFRQGFLCAVANPKVLLFYGAFLPQFIDPQRGLAIQFLIMAATFVSVEFLVEYLLARLALGVRPWLTKGGRGFNRCCGTLFALIGVALPLGR
- a CDS encoding glucose/quinate/shikimate family membrane-bound PQQ-dependent dehydrogenase, which produces MSHTPRASGASTFLLVGLGLVIALLGLLLAAGGIKLAGLGGSWYFLIGGLAMAMAGVLIAQRKPAGAWLFAAFLIGTAIWAIMDAGLVFWPLFSRLFMFTAIGLVVALTYPMLVRASGGNAGRGAYGVAGVLAVALVVAAGNMFVAHPSVAPTGKGPGLTPVEPAKAQKDWAHYGNTEGGSRFAALDQINRDNVHKLQVAWSYRTGDVALSDGNGAEDQLTPLQVGDKVFVCTPHNNLIALDADTGKEIWKRAINAQSKVWQRCRGMAYFDATAPIAQPTQPDSSPIATAHVLAGANCQRRLLTNTIDGRLIAVDADSGEFCEGFGDNGQVDLKAGLGDVPDSYYQLSSAPLMAGTTVVVGGRVADNVQTDMPGGVIRGFDVITGQMRWAFDPGNPQQRNAPQGDATYVRSTPNSWAPMSYDPAMNTVFLPMGSSSTDIYGVERSELDHTYGASVLALDASTGDQKWVFQTVHNDLWDFDLPMQPSLIDFTKDDGKTVPAVVIGTKAGQIYVLDRATGTPLTQVDEVPVKPGNIPNEPYSPTQPKSVGMPQIGAQTLTESDMWGATPYDQLLCRIDFKQMRYDGLYTAPGTDLSLSFPGSLGGMNWGSISTDPVHGFIFVNDMRLGLWIQMIPSQNKGQAASGGEALNTGMGAVPLKGTPYAVNKNRFLSVAGIPCQAPPFGTLTAIDMKTRQVAWQVPVGTVEDTGPLGIRMHLPIKIGLPTLGGTLSTQGGLVFIAGTQDFYLRAYDSSNGNEIWKARLPVGSQGGPMTYVSPKTGKQYVVVTAGGARQSTDRGDYVMAYALP
- a CDS encoding CAP domain-containing protein, whose protein sequence is MRVLSSVARLAVLSLGLVACANALAFSGEEGQLIESINAYRSQAQRCGGEASLELPPLNSDTRLALSPEGTRDLQQAMTRAAYPMVNVQAISLSGPRDAQAAMRAIEESFCQVVLDPQFVDIGVSQEGRDWRIVLARPLLSGRLGDWQAEGQKLLQEINAARKVPRQCGGQPFAAAPALGWNTTLAGVAANHTRAMANQNFFDHLDRDGRTPGDRVELAGYLYQQVGETIAAGRDTPRKVVDGWLASPGHCAILMSPEFRELGAAYAVDPKSDAGIYWTGVFASPQ
- a CDS encoding MbtH family protein produces the protein MTSVFDRDDIVFQVVVNHEEQYSIWPDYKAIPNGWRAVGKSGFKQECLAYIDEVWTDMRPLSLRQKMAQAQAQ